One region of Persicobacter psychrovividus genomic DNA includes:
- a CDS encoding TonB-dependent receptor encodes MSGQLFAQKMVSGTVTENDGATLPGVNITLKSKPTIGTVTDINGKFSIAATPDEVLVFSFIGYNAQEVKVGNQSVIDVNMAPNVKELETVVVIGYGEQKERDITGSIGMVKSEQLQKIPTANAAQAMQGRMAGVQVSNSTTPGGGIKVRIRGVGTVSGKSDPLYVIDGVLTDSMLNIDPNDIESLNVLKDAASAAIYGNRGANGVVIITTKSGKKGEAKFNFSAEYGIQTPMNIYDAMDIDEYKAYADELFVKNGTIRQNRWVRDESITTNTRWAEEVFKPAPISRYNFSAQGGGESGNYRVSMGYTDQQGMQINTGYQRYNLNVKSDMKRGRFRMGETVMFNLSNRQQTPEQGDPSSVYQIAPQIPLYDPANVLSHGYGVPANNITGAVNTANPVYTMTIKEKEQQSVGTSLSLWAEVELIDGLTFKTNLNGTFSSSFQQTKNPQMDQGTALYASVASRYSENYSKFLGLFWDNYLTYKKTFADKHDVVITAGGVVQNEQTSFTFATADGNRDGLESIVGGTKQTYGADKFTKRMLSGFARFIYTYDAKYTLNGSIRLDASSQFKPENRAGVFRSLSAGWTISEEAFLKDNALINNLKLRLGYGEVGRDLSLTDRFVASMWPNINYPWAGGADNPNTTAHIVAGLPAEDLRWETSEQLNLGIDAGFYDNKLRFTGEVFQKTSRDMILEVQQMADIGTGTDVDGDYIGNGLRNVGSIQNQGIELGLNYDNFEGEFTYSIGGNFTYVSNKATELVEVDGRYTPVMSGDGYQRLEVDQSMWYFYGYTTNGLYDADQGDNDLEPTAKAGDVRFVDVSGNGEISDDDRVNLGSSIPKYYFGMNFSAQYKGFDLSVLLEGKAGYKVFNQNLYNFTLTNKKENRLKELVGNTWSEENPNAAYPSINASSASNRFSDRHIQNGTYLNIQNIQLGYNFSNLIRSNTITRLRTYVAISNAYIFTNYIGYNPDVWDSGSSSGASIEQGYNARPTPRVYTAGVQMNF; translated from the coding sequence ATGAGCGGTCAGCTTTTCGCTCAAAAGATGGTCAGCGGAACCGTAACAGAAAATGACGGTGCAACCTTACCCGGGGTGAATATCACGCTGAAATCCAAACCAACCATCGGAACGGTTACGGATATAAACGGTAAATTTTCTATTGCTGCCACACCTGATGAGGTCCTTGTTTTTTCTTTCATCGGCTACAATGCCCAGGAAGTAAAGGTTGGAAACCAATCGGTGATTGATGTGAACATGGCTCCGAATGTCAAAGAGCTGGAAACGGTAGTAGTTATAGGATATGGAGAGCAAAAAGAACGGGATATCACTGGGTCTATCGGTATGGTGAAGTCCGAACAACTGCAAAAAATTCCTACTGCTAATGCTGCACAAGCAATGCAGGGCCGTATGGCAGGGGTTCAGGTGAGTAATTCAACCACCCCAGGCGGTGGTATTAAAGTGCGCATTCGTGGGGTGGGAACCGTTTCGGGTAAATCAGACCCTTTATATGTCATTGATGGAGTATTGACGGATTCAATGTTGAATATCGACCCTAATGATATTGAATCATTAAATGTATTGAAGGATGCTGCATCGGCGGCCATTTATGGTAACCGCGGAGCCAATGGGGTGGTAATTATTACTACTAAAAGTGGCAAGAAAGGTGAGGCAAAGTTCAATTTCTCAGCTGAATACGGCATACAAACACCCATGAATATCTATGACGCAATGGATATTGATGAATACAAAGCCTATGCGGATGAGCTTTTTGTAAAAAACGGGACCATTAGACAAAATCGTTGGGTGAGAGATGAGAGCATTACCACCAACACCCGTTGGGCAGAGGAGGTTTTCAAGCCTGCGCCTATTTCAAGATACAATTTTTCAGCACAAGGCGGAGGCGAGAGCGGTAATTACCGCGTTTCAATGGGCTATACCGATCAGCAGGGCATGCAAATCAATACTGGTTATCAGCGGTATAATCTGAACGTTAAGTCGGATATGAAAAGAGGTCGATTTAGAATGGGAGAAACGGTCATGTTTAACCTGTCGAACCGGCAGCAGACCCCTGAGCAGGGAGATCCTTCATCTGTTTATCAAATAGCACCTCAGATTCCACTTTATGACCCTGCAAATGTATTGAGTCACGGTTATGGTGTTCCTGCGAACAATATTACCGGAGCGGTGAATACGGCCAATCCTGTATATACCATGACAATTAAAGAAAAAGAACAACAGTCAGTAGGTACCAGCCTGAGTTTGTGGGCAGAGGTTGAATTAATCGACGGACTGACATTCAAAACCAATTTGAACGGTACATTTTCCAGCAGTTTTCAGCAGACAAAAAACCCTCAGATGGATCAGGGTACGGCATTGTATGCTTCGGTAGCGTCCAGGTATTCAGAAAACTACTCCAAGTTTTTGGGGCTTTTTTGGGATAATTATTTGACTTATAAAAAGACCTTTGCAGACAAACATGATGTGGTAATTACCGCTGGTGGGGTTGTGCAAAACGAACAAACATCTTTCACCTTTGCAACAGCAGATGGTAACCGAGACGGACTGGAATCCATCGTTGGAGGGACGAAGCAAACTTATGGGGCAGACAAATTCACCAAAAGAATGTTATCCGGCTTTGCCAGATTTATTTATACCTACGATGCCAAATATACCCTTAATGGATCCATTCGTTTGGATGCCAGCTCACAGTTTAAGCCTGAGAACAGAGCGGGTGTGTTCAGGTCGCTATCGGCAGGGTGGACCATTTCAGAAGAAGCATTTTTGAAGGATAATGCCCTCATCAACAATTTGAAATTACGCCTTGGTTATGGTGAGGTAGGTCGTGATTTAAGTTTAACAGATCGTTTTGTGGCATCGATGTGGCCGAATATCAATTACCCATGGGCCGGTGGCGCTGATAATCCAAATACTACGGCACATATTGTAGCAGGCTTGCCTGCCGAAGACCTCCGCTGGGAGACCAGCGAACAGCTGAACCTGGGGATTGACGCCGGATTTTACGACAATAAACTCCGTTTTACGGGAGAAGTCTTTCAGAAAACCTCACGAGATATGATCCTTGAAGTTCAGCAAATGGCTGATATTGGAACAGGTACAGATGTGGATGGCGACTATATTGGAAATGGCTTGCGAAATGTTGGGTCAATTCAAAATCAAGGGATTGAGTTAGGGCTCAATTATGACAATTTCGAAGGGGAATTCACTTATTCTATCGGAGGTAACTTTACTTATGTTTCCAATAAGGCGACAGAATTGGTAGAGGTGGATGGCCGCTATACACCTGTTATGTCAGGGGATGGGTATCAGCGCCTTGAGGTCGATCAGAGCATGTGGTATTTTTATGGTTACACTACCAATGGTTTGTATGATGCTGATCAAGGCGATAATGATCTTGAGCCAACAGCGAAAGCGGGGGATGTTCGTTTTGTGGATGTTAGTGGTAATGGAGAGATATCTGATGATGACCGCGTGAATTTGGGGAGTTCCATCCCAAAATATTATTTTGGAATGAATTTCAGTGCCCAATATAAAGGGTTTGACCTTAGTGTTTTACTGGAGGGGAAAGCAGGCTATAAAGTGTTCAATCAAAACCTTTATAATTTTACATTAACCAATAAGAAAGAAAATAGATTGAAGGAGTTGGTGGGCAATACCTGGAGTGAAGAAAATCCAAATGCAGCCTATCCGAGTATTAACGCCTCTTCAGCATCTAACCGATTTTCAGATAGACATATACAGAACGGTACTTATCTGAATATTCAAAATATTCAGTTGGGTTATAATTTCAGTAACCTGATCCGGTCAAATACCATCACCCGATTGCGTACCTATGTCGCCATCTCAAACGCCTATATTTTTACCAATTATATTGGCTATAATCCTGATGTGTGGGATTCCGGATCTTCTTCCGGAGCCTCAATTGAGCAAGGATACAATGCCCGACCAACACCACGAGTTTATACCGCTGGAGTACAGATGAATTTTTAA
- a CDS encoding RagB/SusD family nutrient uptake outer membrane protein, with protein MNNLKIYFLMIFAGTLISSCDDFLDVKNTTLIDKDTYFQTDLDLMRMLSASYSNMADVRLYANNYWRQRELLTNDVFTIETEDDLAGNYNFNFREDSKEFRGIWSSLYKGIRRANTVIKEVPTTITNQALVDRAKAEAKLLRANYYFTLIMQWDYVPFRDENNMDLFAVPQLERQEILAYLQAELEEIIAENALPKSYNGKENEEQGRVTIWFAKGLLAKSHLFFGEPQKAQPLFKDIIDNGGFQLMQNTEDIMNVNNRFSPENLFEVLYDHKVGGALFWFDDGLHSSEGTQRNVYLESMVQDGNDPDKIGGYQNLRPTEDLIETFEPNDFRLKAFIRQKGDTLYYRNPRIIGGEAGDYVVSTSEDPVIAKGLTSKANNPNGNDESFPIMRLADIYLMYAESLIGSNDAEAMQYIDMVRGRAFYSPIDQEVKPHQSTQQLVDGGKSLMQVLKDERRKELCFEGHRYNDLRRWGDLNTIVSKIDGEPRFIEGRAFYPVPQQEIDKSGGVLVQSPNYK; from the coding sequence ATGAATAATCTAAAAATATATTTTTTAATGATATTTGCAGGGACATTGATTAGTTCCTGCGATGATTTTCTGGATGTAAAAAATACCACCTTAATCGATAAGGATACTTACTTCCAGACCGACCTTGACCTGATGCGGATGTTGTCCGCCAGTTATTCAAATATGGCTGATGTCCGTTTGTATGCCAATAATTATTGGCGTCAACGTGAATTGTTGACCAATGATGTTTTTACTATTGAAACAGAGGATGATCTTGCAGGAAATTATAATTTTAACTTCCGCGAGGACAGTAAAGAATTTCGTGGGATCTGGTCGTCCTTATACAAGGGAATTCGCCGGGCCAATACGGTGATTAAGGAAGTACCTACCACGATCACCAATCAGGCATTGGTGGATAGGGCAAAGGCAGAAGCAAAACTGCTCAGGGCCAACTATTATTTTACCCTGATCATGCAGTGGGATTATGTTCCATTCCGGGATGAAAATAATATGGATTTATTTGCTGTTCCTCAATTGGAAAGACAGGAAATTTTGGCTTATCTCCAGGCGGAGTTGGAAGAAATTATTGCAGAAAACGCTTTACCGAAAAGTTATAATGGTAAAGAAAATGAGGAACAAGGAAGGGTTACCATTTGGTTTGCAAAAGGGTTGTTGGCCAAATCACACCTATTTTTTGGTGAACCACAGAAAGCACAGCCTTTGTTTAAGGATATTATTGACAATGGTGGCTTTCAGTTGATGCAAAATACCGAAGATATAATGAATGTAAATAACCGTTTTAGTCCAGAAAATCTCTTTGAAGTGCTTTATGATCATAAAGTGGGTGGTGCCTTGTTTTGGTTTGATGACGGGCTACATTCTTCTGAAGGGACGCAGCGAAATGTATATTTGGAGTCCATGGTTCAGGATGGTAATGACCCAGACAAAATTGGAGGATATCAAAATCTTCGTCCAACCGAAGATTTGATTGAGACTTTTGAACCCAATGATTTCCGACTAAAAGCATTTATCCGCCAAAAAGGCGATACCTTATATTATCGAAACCCGAGAATTATTGGAGGGGAAGCGGGAGATTATGTGGTCTCTACAAGTGAAGACCCTGTAATCGCCAAAGGACTGACTTCCAAAGCAAATAACCCCAATGGTAATGACGAAAGCTTTCCTATCATGCGTTTGGCCGATATTTATCTGATGTATGCCGAATCCTTGATTGGCAGTAATGATGCTGAAGCAATGCAGTACATTGACATGGTCCGCGGCCGTGCTTTTTACAGCCCAATTGATCAAGAGGTGAAGCCTCACCAAAGTACTCAGCAATTGGTGGACGGTGGCAAATCCTTGATGCAGGTGCTAAAAGATGAACGACGTAAGGAGTTGTGTTTCGAGGGACACCGCTATAATGATTTACGCCGGTGGGGAGATTTAAATACCATTGTTTCTAAAATTGACGGAGAACCGCGGTTTATTGAAGGCAGGGCTTTTTATCCTGTTCCACAACAGGAAATAGATAAAAGTGGTGGGGTGTTGGTTCAATCCCCAAATTATAAGTAA
- a CDS encoding alginate lyase family protein, producing the protein MQPIIKIFIFSLFFGYSRPVFPAKLNLKTSIPLTAHDCKHLQQLLKNDEEAKRFFDSIISQANTRLQEDAVPLVIINYEGLISSNPERIQTIKQLKQMESIQQLTYAYAATGKSNYAKKALSLSLAWVQAYVPTGNPINENKLTPMLTALPLLVNFANKNQQDIIKKWLVKLTDTSIKAGFQGERGNWRSKRIKIVALSNQLLADQQYQQFVADGVEDYINRNFFGDSTTIDLRHRDALSYHCGGLKPILSTLLAMGKKGQGYYSWENQEGGTIQKSVELLIPYMKKEKVYPQWVNSQVAFDRERWESGDDFYRPGRPWNPEGGVEVMKLAQFFDHQLNQYVKMYDSSGKKYSCIESVLLAVMKPTQGY; encoded by the coding sequence ATGCAACCGATCATTAAAATCTTTATTTTTAGCCTTTTCTTTGGCTATTCCAGGCCTGTGTTTCCTGCCAAGCTGAATTTGAAAACCAGCATTCCCTTAACCGCCCATGATTGTAAACACCTTCAGCAGCTTCTGAAAAATGATGAAGAAGCCAAGCGGTTTTTTGATTCAATAATTTCGCAGGCCAATACTCGACTCCAGGAAGATGCTGTACCTCTGGTGATCATCAACTATGAGGGTTTGATCAGTAGCAATCCCGAGCGTATCCAGACGATTAAGCAGTTGAAACAAATGGAAAGCATACAGCAACTCACTTATGCATATGCGGCCACTGGCAAATCAAATTATGCGAAAAAAGCCCTTAGTTTATCGTTGGCTTGGGTTCAGGCGTATGTGCCAACAGGTAACCCTATCAATGAAAATAAATTGACGCCCATGCTGACGGCTTTACCTCTTCTGGTGAATTTTGCTAACAAAAATCAGCAGGACATCATCAAAAAATGGCTGGTGAAGTTAACTGATACAAGTATCAAGGCAGGCTTTCAAGGGGAAAGAGGCAATTGGAGAAGTAAAAGGATAAAAATTGTGGCTTTAAGCAATCAACTCCTCGCGGATCAGCAATACCAGCAGTTTGTTGCCGATGGAGTAGAAGATTACATCAACCGTAATTTCTTTGGCGACAGTACCACTATTGATCTACGCCACCGAGACGCCCTGAGCTATCATTGTGGTGGTCTCAAACCGATTCTTTCAACGCTTTTGGCAATGGGGAAAAAAGGACAAGGCTATTATTCGTGGGAGAATCAAGAGGGTGGTACAATCCAAAAGTCAGTAGAATTGCTGATTCCGTATATGAAAAAAGAGAAGGTGTACCCGCAATGGGTAAACTCTCAGGTGGCTTTTGACCGTGAACGTTGGGAGTCGGGAGATGATTTTTATCGGCCAGGGCGGCCGTGGAATCCTGAAGGTGGGGTGGAAGTGATGAAACTGGCGCAATTTTTTGACCATCAACTCAACCAATATGTGAAGATGTATGACTCTTCCGGCAAAAAATACAGCTGTATCGAATCAGTTTTACTGGCAGTAATGAAACCAACTCAAGGGTATTAA
- a CDS encoding carbohydrate kinase family protein: protein MAKSGITAAGNWIVDKTKVIDDFPPQDGLANILYETAANGGSPYNILKDLYHLGAEFPLQAIGTIGNDDAGQFILEDCARHAIDGQYLKTVTETGTSFTDVMTSKATGRRTFFHYRGANAVLDREHFPVDRLDCKIFHLGYLLLLDKLDQIDSKGKTGASRILDAVQQKGIKTAVDIVSENSDRFQQVVKPSLPFIDYLFVNEYEASKITGIDADPAQVDSLFTAAEALIESGVKEVVFLHASDGAIALTKDGKRVIQGRIQYPKELIKGASGAGDAFAAGVLFGLHEGFSIEKCLQLGVGAAASSLSEPTCSDSVVKAQEAMALGEKYDYLKW, encoded by the coding sequence ATGGCAAAAAGTGGAATCACGGCCGCAGGTAATTGGATCGTTGATAAGACCAAGGTAATCGACGACTTTCCGCCGCAGGATGGCCTGGCCAATATTTTATATGAAACTGCGGCGAACGGTGGGTCGCCTTATAATATTCTAAAAGACCTCTATCATTTGGGGGCTGAATTTCCATTACAGGCTATTGGCACTATTGGCAATGATGATGCGGGTCAGTTTATTTTAGAGGACTGTGCGCGACATGCTATTGATGGCCAATACCTGAAAACCGTTACTGAAACTGGTACATCTTTCACCGATGTGATGACCTCGAAGGCAACCGGTCGTAGGACATTCTTTCATTACCGTGGGGCAAATGCCGTTTTGGATCGTGAACACTTTCCAGTAGATCGATTGGACTGTAAAATTTTCCATTTGGGCTATTTGTTGTTGCTGGATAAATTAGATCAGATTGATTCGAAGGGAAAAACGGGGGCTTCCAGAATCCTTGATGCTGTTCAGCAAAAAGGAATAAAAACGGCAGTAGATATTGTCAGTGAAAATTCTGATCGCTTTCAGCAGGTGGTCAAACCATCCCTTCCTTTTATTGACTATCTGTTTGTCAATGAATATGAGGCCAGCAAGATCACCGGAATCGATGCCGACCCAGCACAGGTGGATTCACTTTTTACTGCTGCTGAAGCATTGATCGAAAGTGGAGTGAAGGAGGTCGTCTTCCTACATGCCTCAGATGGTGCAATAGCGCTAACCAAAGATGGAAAGCGGGTTATACAAGGTCGGATTCAGTATCCAAAAGAATTGATCAAAGGTGCTTCAGGGGCAGGCGATGCTTTCGCTGCCGGAGTGCTGTTTGGTTTGCATGAAGGTTTTTCGATAGAAAAATGTCTCCAATTGGGCGTAGGGGCTGCCGCTTCCTCCCTGAGTGAGCCAACTTGTTCAGACAGTGTGGTGAAGGCGCAGGAGGCTATGGCTTTAGGAGAGAAATATGATTACCTTAAATGGTAG
- a CDS encoding D-lyxose/D-mannose family sugar isomerase: MKRSTINNAIKSATTFFESNGWVLPHNAQWDVTDFGLGDFQDCGLVLVNLAEEEEYCEKLMYAQQNQVTPMHCHAQKKEDIIVRTGVMAIEIWKGVPGKNTSEIEVKITGEYQKIRSGDIVELKAGERVTLTPGLYHKFWPTTAECIIGEVSTANDDVNDNFFTNPDIGRYSEIEEDEQPLVSLLSDH; the protein is encoded by the coding sequence ATGAAACGTTCGACAATTAATAACGCAATTAAAAGCGCTACGACATTTTTTGAATCCAATGGTTGGGTGTTGCCGCATAATGCCCAATGGGATGTTACTGATTTTGGTTTGGGAGATTTTCAGGATTGCGGTTTGGTGTTGGTGAATTTGGCGGAGGAAGAAGAATATTGTGAAAAGCTGATGTATGCGCAACAAAATCAGGTAACGCCAATGCATTGCCATGCTCAAAAAAAAGAAGACATCATCGTTCGAACAGGTGTAATGGCCATCGAGATTTGGAAAGGAGTTCCAGGTAAAAACACCAGTGAAATTGAGGTAAAAATCACAGGTGAATATCAAAAAATCAGGTCAGGAGATATTGTTGAATTAAAGGCGGGAGAAAGGGTAACCCTTACCCCTGGTTTATACCATAAATTCTGGCCCACGACTGCCGAATGTATCATTGGAGAGGTTTCGACAGCCAATGATGATGTGAACGACAACTTTTTCACCAACCCAGATATCGGTCGATATTCGGAAATCGAAGAAGATGAGCAACCATTGGTTTCACTCCTAAGCGATCATTGA
- a CDS encoding ketose 1,6-bisphosphate aldolase, which yields MALVSLREIVQDAYQRQYAVGAFNVVNLDFLEAIVNAAEEKQSPVILNIAEVHFPFVTVEHIVPAIKAVCEKSKIPFALNLDHGLTFEAIMRAVRNGFTSVMFDGSHLSFEENIRQTQKVVEICHAVGVSVEGELGAIGGEEGGGLIGEANPDLFTNPDLAAQYVEQTGIDALAVGIGNVHGKYKGAPNLDFARLGQIRELVKIPLVLHGGSGISTPDFQRAIGMGISKINFFTGMSQVALETTASSLQKTGTKYNDYPLMLNEIKGGITKVVGEQMDIFMSTNKA from the coding sequence ATGGCTTTAGTAAGTTTGCGTGAAATAGTACAAGATGCCTATCAAAGGCAATATGCAGTGGGCGCATTTAATGTGGTAAATTTAGATTTTTTAGAAGCGATTGTTAATGCCGCTGAAGAAAAGCAATCCCCTGTGATCTTGAATATTGCAGAGGTGCATTTTCCCTTTGTAACAGTCGAACATATTGTACCGGCGATAAAAGCGGTATGTGAAAAATCAAAGATCCCATTTGCCCTTAACCTGGATCATGGATTAACTTTTGAGGCCATTATGCGAGCTGTTCGAAATGGATTTACCTCCGTGATGTTTGATGGCAGTCATTTAAGTTTTGAAGAAAACATCCGACAAACACAGAAGGTAGTGGAAATCTGCCATGCCGTTGGTGTATCCGTAGAGGGAGAACTTGGGGCTATTGGAGGTGAAGAAGGAGGAGGGCTTATCGGAGAGGCCAACCCTGATTTGTTTACCAATCCGGATTTGGCAGCTCAATATGTGGAACAAACAGGCATTGATGCTTTGGCGGTAGGTATTGGGAACGTACACGGAAAATACAAAGGAGCGCCTAATTTGGATTTTGCCCGATTAGGACAAATCAGGGAGCTGGTTAAGATACCGTTGGTACTTCATGGAGGCTCTGGCATCAGTACACCAGATTTCCAGCGAGCGATCGGTATGGGTATCAGCAAGATTAATTTCTTTACGGGAATGTCTCAAGTGGCACTTGAAACCACCGCCTCTTCGCTCCAAAAGACAGGAACAAAATACAATGACTATCCATTGATGCTGAATGAAATTAAGGGGGGAATTACGAAGGTAGTAGGTGAACAAATGGATATTTTTATGTCAACCAATAAAGCATAA
- a CDS encoding GntR family transcriptional regulator, whose translation MKTPIYKDLYIKLKQRIETEDYAAGDLLPSENQLCSDFSTTRATVRKALTSLEHDGLIKKQHGKGSIVQAVKKGIGILSLEGTSSSFAPEEMYTKLIERPALKQWPTNFWFPLSEQEVTAGCIRFERIREIKGKPLLLEVTYLPNIYLEGFMDIDLENQSLFKILLEQYTIKPMNGDQKIWAITASESLANKLKIKEGSATLHLKRKIETNKIGFNIYSSIYCLTNDYFLQGRF comes from the coding sequence ATGAAGACACCCATTTATAAAGACTTATATATAAAGCTAAAGCAACGAATTGAAACGGAAGATTATGCGGCAGGGGATTTGTTGCCATCTGAGAATCAGCTCTGCAGTGATTTCAGCACTACAAGAGCGACCGTTCGTAAAGCACTGACGAGCCTTGAACATGACGGCTTGATCAAGAAACAACACGGCAAAGGGAGTATTGTGCAGGCGGTGAAAAAAGGGATTGGGATTCTTTCTTTGGAGGGAACAAGCTCAAGTTTTGCTCCGGAGGAAATGTATACCAAACTTATAGAGCGCCCTGCATTGAAACAATGGCCTACCAATTTTTGGTTTCCATTAAGCGAACAAGAGGTTACTGCTGGTTGTATCCGGTTCGAGCGAATCAGGGAAATAAAAGGTAAACCCTTGTTGCTGGAAGTTACCTATCTGCCGAATATTTATTTGGAGGGATTCATGGATATCGATCTCGAAAATCAATCGCTTTTTAAGATTTTACTTGAACAATATACCATTAAACCCATGAATGGAGATCAAAAAATATGGGCAATTACCGCAAGTGAATCTTTGGCCAATAAGTTGAAAATCAAGGAAGGCAGTGCAACCCTGCATTTAAAGCGTAAAATTGAGACCAACAAAATAGGCTTTAATATTTATTCCTCTATATACTGTCTAACAAATGATTATTTCTTGCAGGGAAGGTTTTAG